In Haloimpatiens massiliensis, the following are encoded in one genomic region:
- a CDS encoding peptidase U32 family protein produces the protein MNKPELLAPAGNLEKLKAAIDFGADAVYLGGSKLNLRAFADNFSNEQLRDGIKYAHDRGKKVYVTLNVFPHNEDLNGLEEYLKELYDINVDAIIVSDPGVIMTAREVVPELELHLSTQANNVNWKSAMFWYKQGVKRIVLARELSLEEIKEMKSKLPEECEIEIFIHGSMCMAYSGRCLLSNYLTGRDSNRGQCAQPCRYKYYLMEEMRPGEYYEIREDKKGTYIMNSKDMCMIEHIPELVSLGASSLKIEGRMKSAFYVASVVKAYRQALDKYFQEPNKYEFDTKWMDILTKPSHRKYYTGFYFKDENKQEYESSSYIRDYDIVGIVREYHEESGIVVIEQRNKCYNGDKVEILKPHGDNEELILEDMRDIKGNKIESAPSAQMLFTVRVDRNIEENSMIIKAKEEK, from the coding sequence ATGAATAAACCTGAGCTTTTAGCTCCAGCAGGTAATCTAGAAAAACTTAAAGCTGCCATAGATTTTGGAGCAGATGCAGTGTATTTAGGAGGAAGTAAGTTAAATTTAAGGGCTTTTGCGGATAATTTTTCTAACGAGCAGTTGAGAGATGGTATAAAGTATGCGCATGATAGAGGAAAAAAAGTTTATGTTACCTTAAATGTATTTCCTCATAATGAAGATTTAAATGGATTAGAAGAGTATCTAAAAGAGCTTTATGATATAAATGTGGATGCAATAATTGTTTCTGATCCTGGAGTGATAATGACAGCAAGAGAAGTGGTGCCAGAATTAGAGTTACATTTAAGTACTCAAGCTAATAATGTAAATTGGAAATCTGCAATGTTTTGGTATAAGCAAGGAGTTAAAAGAATAGTTTTAGCTAGAGAACTTTCATTAGAAGAAATAAAAGAAATGAAAAGTAAACTTCCAGAAGAATGCGAAATAGAGATTTTTATTCATGGTTCAATGTGTATGGCATATTCAGGACGATGCTTACTTTCAAATTATTTAACTGGCAGGGATTCTAATAGAGGACAGTGTGCACAACCATGTAGGTATAAATACTATTTAATGGAGGAAATGAGGCCAGGAGAATACTATGAAATAAGAGAAGATAAAAAGGGCACATATATAATGAATTCCAAGGATATGTGTATGATAGAACATATACCTGAGCTAGTAAGTTTAGGAGCCAGTTCTTTAAAAATAGAAGGTAGAATGAAGAGTGCTTTTTATGTAGCATCTGTAGTAAAAGCTTATAGGCAAGCTTTAGACAAATACTTTCAAGAGCCAAATAAATATGAATTTGATACTAAGTGGATGGATATACTTACTAAACCTAGTCATAGAAAGTATTATACAGGATTTTATTTTAAAGATGAAAATAAACAAGAATATGAATCTTCTTCTTACATAAGAGATTATGACATAGTTGGAATAGTTAGAGAATATCATGAAGAAAGTGGAATAGTAGTGATAGAACAGAGAAACAAATGTTATAATGGAGATAAAGTTGAAATTTTAAAACCTCATGGTGATAATGAAGAATTGATTTTAGAAGATATGAGGGATATAAAAGGCAACAAAATAGAATCTGCTCCTTCTGCACAGATGCTTTTTACTGTTAGAGTGGACAGGAATATAGAGGAAAATTCTATGATTATAAAGGCTAAGGAGGAGAAATAA
- the udk gene encoding uridine kinase, whose protein sequence is MNRPVLIGISGGTGSGKSTIAQEIYRKFGEECIAMIEQDSYYKDQTGISIEERVKTNYDHPDAFDTCLLVNQLKNLIEGKSIDKPIYDFSIHTRKKEIIKVEPRDIIIVEGILVFQDIELRNMMDIKIYVDTDADVRIIRRLVRDINERGRTVQSVIDQYLNVVRPMHMQFTEPTKRYADIIIPEGGHNKVAIDIITAKVKQLLHKEG, encoded by the coding sequence ATGAATCGTCCAGTTTTAATTGGAATTTCTGGAGGAACAGGTTCGGGCAAAAGCACTATAGCTCAAGAGATTTATAGAAAATTTGGAGAAGAGTGCATAGCTATGATAGAGCAAGATTCTTACTATAAAGATCAAACAGGTATATCTATAGAGGAAAGGGTTAAAACCAATTACGACCATCCAGATGCTTTCGATACTTGTTTATTAGTAAATCAATTAAAGAATTTAATTGAAGGGAAAAGTATAGATAAGCCTATATATGATTTTTCTATCCATACTAGAAAAAAGGAAATCATAAAAGTAGAGCCTAGAGATATAATTATTGTAGAAGGTATATTAGTTTTCCAAGATATAGAACTTAGAAATATGATGGATATAAAGATTTATGTAGATACTGATGCGGATGTTAGAATAATTAGAAGATTAGTAAGAGACATAAATGAAAGAGGTAGAACTGTACAATCAGTTATTGATCAATATTTAAATGTAGTAAGACCAATGCATATGCAGTTCACAGAGCCTACTAAAAGATATGCAGATATAATAATACCTGAAGGTGGTCATAATAAAGTTGCAATAGATATTATTACTGCAAAAGTAAAACAATTACTACATAAGGAAGGTTAG
- the sigK gene encoding RNA polymerase sporulation sigma factor SigK: protein MSNLIDMLSSVTFLIAYVTNNTFPKPLSQKEEKYYLDKLKEGDVLAKNILVERNLRLVAHIVKKYSYPNKEVDDLISIGTIGLIKAIDSFDSSKGTRLATYAARCIENEILMLIRNNKKIKSEIYLQDPIGVDKEGNEISLMDVLSSDEDSIIEIVQSKIQIKKLYNKIEEVLQGREKFIIKMRYGLEDGKPRTQREIARQLGISRSYVSRLEKRALKKLYKELKNYNG, encoded by the coding sequence ATGAGTAATTTAATAGACATGTTAAGTAGTGTAACTTTTCTTATAGCTTATGTAACCAATAACACTTTTCCAAAACCGCTAAGCCAAAAGGAAGAAAAATATTATTTGGATAAACTAAAAGAAGGCGATGTATTGGCCAAAAATATACTAGTGGAGAGAAATTTAAGATTAGTAGCTCATATTGTAAAAAAATATTCTTATCCAAATAAAGAGGTAGATGATTTAATTTCCATAGGAACTATAGGGCTTATAAAGGCTATAGACTCATTTGATAGCAGTAAAGGAACTAGACTAGCTACCTATGCAGCTAGATGTATAGAAAATGAAATATTGATGCTTATACGGAACAATAAAAAAATTAAATCGGAGATATATCTTCAAGATCCTATAGGAGTTGACAAAGAAGGAAATGAAATATCACTTATGGATGTATTGAGTAGTGATGAAGACTCAATAATAGAAATAGTTCAAAGTAAGATACAAATAAAAAAACTATATAATAAAATTGAAGAAGTATTACAAGGAAGAGAAAAGTTTATAATAAAGATGAGGTATGGATTAGAGGATGGTAAACCAAGAACTCAAAGGGAGATAGCACGACAGTTAGGTATATCTCGTTCCTATGTGTCTAGATTAGAAAAAAGAGCATTGAAAAAACTATATAAAGAGTTAAAAAACTATAATGGTTAA
- a CDS encoding type IV pilus twitching motility protein PilT has translation MKALNELLEITVKNNSSDLHLTVGVPPIIRVNGKLIMLECEKLNGNDTEEFAKKILKDLYEEYLKKGEMDTSYSVSGIGRFRVNIYKQRGSTAIAIRVVGLKIPNLNELQMPNVIREMTSKQRGLVLVTGPTGSGKSTTLAAMVNEINNTRSAHIVTLEDPIEFLHKHNKSIINQREIGKDTLDYKNALRAVLREDPDVILVGEMRDLETISIALTAAETGHLVLSTLHTIGAAKTIDRIIDVFPPHQQQQIKVQLSAVIQGIISQQLVPKIDESERIAALEIMVATPAIQNLIREGKTYQIQSSMQTGAKYGMKTMDMSLVQLYKNKKISYETALTYSVEKEILIRMLSM, from the coding sequence TTGAAAGCATTAAATGAATTACTAGAAATAACTGTGAAAAATAATTCGTCGGATTTACATTTAACTGTGGGAGTACCCCCTATTATAAGAGTTAATGGTAAATTAATTATGTTAGAATGTGAAAAGTTAAATGGAAACGATACGGAGGAGTTTGCAAAGAAAATTTTAAAGGATTTGTATGAAGAATATTTAAAAAAAGGAGAAATGGATACATCTTATTCAGTTTCAGGCATTGGAAGGTTTAGGGTAAATATATATAAACAAAGAGGAAGTACTGCTATTGCCATAAGAGTTGTGGGATTAAAAATTCCAAATCTTAATGAGCTTCAAATGCCCAATGTAATTCGTGAAATGACTTCTAAGCAAAGGGGATTGGTATTAGTAACAGGGCCAACAGGTAGTGGAAAGAGCACTACCTTAGCAGCTATGGTAAATGAAATAAATAATACTAGATCTGCTCATATAGTAACATTAGAGGATCCCATTGAGTTTTTACATAAACACAATAAATCCATTATAAATCAAAGAGAAATAGGAAAAGATACTTTAGACTATAAAAATGCATTGAGAGCGGTTTTGAGAGAAGATCCGGATGTTATATTAGTAGGTGAAATGAGGGATTTAGAAACTATTTCAATAGCACTAACTGCGGCAGAAACTGGACATTTAGTGTTGTCCACGTTGCATACTATAGGAGCTGCTAAAACCATTGATAGAATAATTGATGTTTTCCCACCACATCAGCAGCAGCAAATTAAAGTTCAATTATCTGCAGTGATACAGGGAATAATTTCCCAACAGCTAGTTCCTAAGATTGATGAAAGTGAAAGAATAGCTGCTTTGGAAATAATGGTGGCAACTCCTGCAATACAAAATTTAATAAGAGAAGGAAAGACATATCAAATACAGTCATCTATGCAAACTGGAGCAAAATATGGCATGAAAACCATGGATATGTCATTAGTACAGTTATATAAAAATAAAAAGATAAGCTATGAAACAGCTTTAACGTATTCTGTTGAAAAGGAAATATTGATAAGAATGCTTTCCATGTGA
- a CDS encoding glycosyltransferase family 2 protein encodes MIIFKWIISALSKTFTEVVFIISMYYLCISFFGIWRKKDSKEVQPEKRFALIVAAHNEEVVIQDIVSSLKMLDYPNKLYDIFVIADNCDDKTAKRARKAGALVFERFDDERRGKGYALEWMFNIIFKKMDKKYDAVAVFDADNLASKNFLKEMNKKLLEGYKVVQGYLDSKNPKDTWITGSYSISFWASNRMFQLSRSNLGLSNQLGGTGFCIDTEVLKQLGWGATCLTEDLEFSCKLVLNGYKVGWAHDAIIYDEKPLTLKQSWNQRRRWMQGFADVSSRYFFKLIKRFITKFDVKALDCALYSIQPIVIILVGISMLISGAKYFMKAYNVITNINTVVYSVNLNMITIAAVLLGILQFIYTPFILVLDKKLEPKIFWYYIIYPIYTITWLPISIEGIVKKNDKEWSHTLHTRSIKITDLEKVN; translated from the coding sequence GTGATTATTTTTAAATGGATCATAAGCGCATTATCAAAAACTTTTACAGAAGTTGTATTTATAATCTCCATGTATTATTTATGTATATCATTTTTTGGAATTTGGAGAAAAAAGGACAGTAAAGAGGTACAACCTGAAAAGAGATTTGCACTAATAGTAGCAGCGCATAATGAAGAAGTGGTTATTCAAGATATTGTTTCAAGTTTAAAGATGTTGGATTATCCAAATAAATTATACGATATTTTTGTTATAGCAGACAATTGTGATGATAAAACAGCTAAAAGAGCTAGAAAAGCTGGAGCCTTAGTATTTGAAAGATTCGATGATGAAAGAAGAGGAAAAGGCTATGCATTAGAATGGATGTTCAACATAATATTTAAAAAAATGGATAAAAAATACGATGCAGTAGCAGTATTTGATGCAGATAATCTTGCTTCTAAGAATTTCTTAAAGGAGATGAACAAAAAGTTACTGGAAGGTTATAAGGTAGTACAAGGATATCTGGATAGTAAAAATCCAAAAGATACATGGATAACAGGCAGTTATTCCATATCATTTTGGGCATCAAATAGAATGTTCCAACTTTCAAGAAGTAATTTGGGATTATCTAATCAATTAGGTGGAACTGGATTTTGTATAGATACTGAAGTGTTAAAGCAGTTAGGATGGGGTGCAACTTGTTTAACAGAGGACCTAGAATTTTCATGTAAACTAGTATTAAATGGCTACAAAGTTGGCTGGGCTCATGATGCTATTATATATGACGAAAAGCCTTTAACATTAAAGCAATCTTGGAATCAAAGAAGAAGGTGGATGCAGGGATTTGCAGATGTATCTAGTAGATATTTCTTTAAGCTTATAAAAAGATTTATTACAAAGTTTGACGTTAAGGCCTTGGATTGTGCTTTATATAGTATACAGCCAATAGTCATAATACTTGTTGGAATATCAATGTTAATCTCTGGCGCAAAATATTTTATGAAGGCCTATAATGTAATAACTAACATTAATACAGTGGTATATTCAGTTAATTTAAACATGATTACTATAGCAGCAGTACTCTTAGGTATATTACAGTTTATATATACACCTTTTATACTTGTTTTAGATAAAAAGTTAGAACCTAAAATATTTTGGTATTATATAATATATCCAATATATACCATCACTTGGCTTCCTATATCTATTGAAGGAATAGTTAAGAAAAACGATAAAGAATGGTCACATACATTACATACTAGGAGTATCAAAATAACAGATTTAGAAAAGGTTAATTAG
- the ftsA gene encoding cell division protein FtsA yields the protein MNGYLVGIDIGFSKVCAAVGKLDKYGQIKIIGVTSAKNSGLKRSIVVDIDETANSIKECIDQLQRMIDIRIKDVYVSLPGEVCQLVYNKGVVAISSDDREIKKNDVDRALKTAKLITVPSDKEIVGAIPLQYIVDGYENIKDPIGMNGFRLEVESQVITTNTTIINNLMKSVSRAGINVAGLVLQPLALWQSVYDEEPGELKNVIVDVGAENTRISIFKHGVLMETHLVPLGGNNITNDISICLKVPYLEGEELKVKYGNLNLNESEGNKRLKINSQYGNDIEVDYVILNQIIKARVEEILLFIKRKLMDIDSYNEISDIVLVGGGISLFYGIEKIGREILGKTIRIGVINFTGADNPMYTAAIGIVKDVGCSLKSSTNMQEETGVFEENDSERVKGRKEDVYDNSNKKFLTKIRDFFTDFF from the coding sequence ATGAATGGTTACTTAGTTGGAATTGATATAGGATTCTCTAAAGTATGTGCTGCAGTAGGTAAACTAGATAAATATGGCCAAATTAAAATAATAGGAGTAACTTCAGCAAAAAATAGTGGATTAAAACGTTCTATAGTAGTTGATATAGATGAAACGGCTAATTCCATAAAGGAATGTATAGATCAATTGCAAAGGATGATAGATATCCGAATAAAAGATGTATATGTGTCTTTACCAGGGGAAGTCTGCCAGCTTGTTTATAATAAAGGAGTTGTAGCTATTTCTTCTGATGATAGAGAAATTAAAAAAAATGATGTAGATAGAGCATTAAAAACAGCTAAACTTATAACCGTACCATCCGATAAAGAAATAGTAGGTGCAATACCGTTACAGTACATAGTGGATGGATATGAAAATATAAAAGATCCTATAGGTATGAATGGATTTAGACTGGAAGTAGAAAGTCAAGTTATTACAACAAATACAACTATAATAAATAATTTAATGAAAAGCGTTAGTAGAGCAGGAATAAATGTAGCTGGATTAGTTTTACAACCGTTAGCTCTATGGCAATCAGTTTATGACGAGGAGCCAGGGGAACTTAAAAATGTTATAGTAGATGTAGGGGCAGAAAATACTCGTATTTCTATATTTAAACATGGAGTTTTAATGGAAACGCACCTAGTTCCTTTAGGAGGTAACAATATAACTAATGATATTTCTATATGTCTAAAAGTACCTTATTTAGAAGGGGAAGAACTAAAAGTCAAATACGGGAATTTAAATTTAAATGAAAGTGAAGGAAATAAAAGATTGAAAATTAATTCTCAATATGGAAATGATATTGAGGTTGATTATGTAATATTAAATCAAATAATAAAGGCAAGAGTTGAAGAAATTTTATTATTTATTAAGAGAAAGCTTATGGATATAGATAGTTATAATGAAATAAGCGATATTGTTTTAGTAGGTGGTGGTATTTCATTATTTTACGGAATTGAAAAAATAGGGAGAGAAATACTTGGTAAAACCATAAGAATAGGGGTTATTAATTTTACAGGTGCTGATAATCCTATGTATACTGCAGCTATAGGCATAGTAAAAGATGTGGGATGCAGTTTAAAAAGCTCTACGAATATGCAAGAAGAAACCGGTGTTTTTGAAGAAAATGATTCTGAAAGAGTAAAAGGTAGAAAAGAAGATGTATATGATAATAGCAATAAAAAGTTTTTAACTAAAATACGTGATTTTTTTACGGATTTCTTTTAA
- the ftsZ gene encoding cell division protein FtsZ produces MLDFDVDVQQFAQIKVIGCGGGGNNAVNRMIVEGLRNVEFIAINTDKQALMLSQASQKIQIGDKLTKGLGAGANPEIGQKAAEESKDEISQAIKGADMVFITAGMGGGTGTGAAPVVAEIAKSMGILTVGVVTKPFPFEGRKRMIHAEMGIKNLKDRVDTLVTIPNERLLTMVDKKTSLIDSFRLADDVLKQGVQGISDLITIPGLVNLDFADVRTIMLDRGLAHMGVGRGTGDNRAQEAAKQAISSPLLETSIVGATGVLLNITGGGDLGLLEINEAAGIVQEAADPEANIIFGAVIDENLKDELRITVIATGFEQEKIDAQKSFSAEKDFGLFSREERKGVKSSKDEVAAGRDYTEENLEIPTFLRRNR; encoded by the coding sequence GTGCTAGATTTTGATGTAGATGTTCAGCAATTTGCTCAGATAAAGGTAATAGGCTGTGGCGGCGGAGGAAACAATGCAGTTAACAGAATGATAGTAGAAGGATTAAGGAATGTTGAGTTTATAGCAATAAATACGGACAAGCAGGCGTTGATGTTGTCTCAAGCTTCACAAAAAATTCAAATAGGAGACAAATTAACAAAGGGGCTTGGAGCTGGTGCTAATCCTGAAATTGGACAAAAAGCAGCAGAGGAAAGTAAAGATGAAATTTCTCAAGCTATTAAGGGAGCAGACATGGTATTTATAACCGCTGGTATGGGTGGCGGAACAGGTACCGGTGCAGCACCAGTAGTAGCTGAAATAGCTAAATCAATGGGTATATTAACAGTTGGAGTAGTAACAAAGCCATTTCCATTTGAGGGAAGAAAAAGAATGATTCATGCTGAAATGGGGATTAAAAATTTGAAAGATAGAGTAGATACTCTTGTTACTATACCAAATGAAAGATTGTTAACAATGGTAGATAAAAAGACTTCTTTAATTGATTCTTTTAGATTAGCAGATGATGTACTAAAACAAGGTGTACAAGGTATATCTGATTTAATAACTATACCAGGACTTGTTAATTTGGACTTTGCAGATGTGAGAACTATTATGTTAGATAGAGGTCTTGCTCATATGGGTGTAGGAAGAGGAACTGGAGATAATAGAGCTCAAGAAGCTGCTAAACAAGCTATATCAAGTCCATTACTAGAAACCTCTATAGTAGGAGCTACTGGCGTTCTATTAAACATAACTGGTGGCGGCGATTTAGGATTATTAGAAATAAATGAGGCTGCTGGAATAGTTCAAGAAGCAGCAGATCCAGAAGCTAATATAATTTTTGGTGCTGTTATTGATGAAAATTTAAAGGATGAACTAAGAATTACTGTAATTGCAACAGGATTTGAACAAGAAAAAATTGATGCTCAGAAAAGTTTTTCAGCTGAAAAGGACTTTGGGCTTTTCTCTCGGGAAGAAAGAAAAGGAGTTAAGTCAAGCAAAGATGAAGTGGCTGCGGGTAGAGATTATACAGAAGAGAATTTGGAAATACCTACCTTTTTAAGAAGAAATAGATAA
- the spoIIGA gene encoding sigma-E processing peptidase SpoIIGA, translating into MIVYVDVVFIENFIINMFFLYITASTVKTKINFKNIIISSFLGAFYVIVLLYFKFKFLSFLPMKLFVAFIMIVIAYKNKSLKFYLKALVVFIAYSMFLAGLCLFSQLNSTEIFNMGDVFLGDFSYKKLILCSMLIYIFINRIVIYIRERKFLKNLVYNVEIVTDKYNKLIKAFLDTGNELREPVTNLPVIIVEKNQLPNINEYKDKLYVAYKAVNGQCGRMEAFKPEYINIYRKDFKEEKKQVIIALCDTKLSKDNDYNALLSRGIFE; encoded by the coding sequence GTGATTGTGTATGTGGATGTGGTGTTTATAGAGAATTTCATAATAAATATGTTTTTCTTATATATAACAGCATCAACAGTTAAGACAAAAATTAATTTTAAAAATATAATTATTTCATCTTTTTTAGGTGCTTTCTATGTAATTGTTCTTTTGTATTTTAAATTTAAATTTTTAAGTTTTTTGCCAATGAAATTATTTGTAGCTTTTATTATGATAGTAATAGCTTATAAAAATAAATCTTTAAAATTCTATTTAAAAGCATTAGTGGTTTTCATTGCCTATTCCATGTTTTTGGCAGGATTATGTTTATTTTCTCAATTGAATAGTACAGAAATATTTAATATGGGAGATGTGTTTTTAGGTGATTTTTCTTATAAAAAGTTAATTTTATGTTCTATGCTAATATATATTTTTATAAATAGGATAGTTATATATATTAGAGAGAGAAAGTTTTTAAAGAATTTAGTGTACAATGTAGAGATTGTTACTGACAAATATAATAAATTAATAAAGGCTTTTTTGGATACAGGAAATGAACTTAGAGAGCCAGTTACAAATTTGCCGGTAATAATAGTGGAGAAAAATCAACTTCCTAATATTAATGAATACAAAGATAAACTTTACGTGGCTTATAAAGCAGTGAATGGTCAATGTGGTAGGATGGAGGCTTTTAAGCCTGAATATATCAATATTTATAGGAAAGATTTTAAAGAGGAGAAAAAACAAGTTATTATTGCTTTATGTGATACTAAATTAAGTAAGGATAATGATTATAATGCTTTATTATCAAGAGGAATATTTGAGTAA
- the sigE gene encoding RNA polymerase sporulation sigma factor SigE, which produces MFKVKILLNHLLSKFKIFIKKVYYIGGSDALPPPLTKEEEDGLVNKLILGDESVRSILIERNLRLVVYIARKFENTGISIEDLISVGTIGLIKAVNTFDPGKNIKLATYASRCIENEILMYLRRNSKVKAEISFYEPLNIDWDGNELLLSDILGSDSDEVYELIEEEIDKQLLVLAMKKLNNREKEIVKMRFGLNGKKERTQKEVADFLGISQSYISRLEKRIIKKLKKEISRML; this is translated from the coding sequence ATGTTTAAAGTAAAAATATTATTAAATCATTTACTAAGTAAGTTTAAGATATTTATAAAGAAAGTGTATTACATAGGCGGAAGCGACGCTCTTCCACCGCCTCTTACAAAAGAAGAAGAAGATGGACTTGTGAATAAGTTAATACTAGGGGATGAAAGTGTTAGAAGTATACTAATTGAAAGAAATTTAAGGCTAGTTGTTTATATTGCAAGAAAATTTGAAAATACAGGAATAAGTATTGAGGATTTAATATCTGTAGGGACTATAGGTCTTATAAAAGCAGTAAATACTTTTGATCCAGGAAAAAATATAAAATTAGCTACTTATGCATCTAGATGCATAGAAAATGAAATATTAATGTATCTAAGACGCAATAGCAAAGTAAAAGCAGAAATATCATTTTATGAACCTTTAAATATTGATTGGGATGGAAATGAATTGCTTTTATCAGATATATTAGGTTCTGATAGTGATGAGGTATATGAACTTATTGAAGAAGAAATAGATAAGCAATTACTAGTTTTAGCAATGAAAAAACTAAATAACAGAGAAAAAGAAATAGTAAAGATGAGATTTGGATTAAATGGGAAGAAAGAAAGAACTCAAAAGGAGGTAGCAGATTTTCTTGGAATATCTCAATCCTATATATCAAGATTGGAGAAAAGAATAATCAAAAAATTAAAAAAAGAAATTAGTAGAATGTTATAG
- the sigG gene encoding RNA polymerase sporulation sigma factor SigG has product MMVNKVEICGVNTAKLPVLKEKEMKKMLIKMKDGDNEYREKFIKGNLRLVLSVIQRFNNRGENADDLFQVGCIGLIKAIDNFDLSQNVKFSTYAVPMIIGEIRRYLRDNNSIRVSRSLRDIAYKALQVRDRLIAKNNKEPTISEIAKELEMPREEVVFALDAIQDPVSLFEPIYHDGGDAIYVMDQISDSKNYDENWLENISIKEAMKKLNGREKLILSLRFFQGRTQMEVAEEIGISQAQVSRLEKTALKHMRKYI; this is encoded by the coding sequence ATGATGGTAAACAAAGTAGAAATATGTGGAGTAAACACAGCAAAATTACCCGTACTTAAAGAAAAAGAAATGAAAAAAATGCTTATTAAAATGAAAGATGGTGATAATGAGTATAGAGAAAAATTCATTAAGGGAAATTTGCGTCTAGTTTTAAGTGTTATCCAAAGATTTAACAATAGAGGGGAAAATGCAGATGATTTATTTCAAGTTGGATGTATAGGACTTATAAAAGCTATAGATAACTTTGATTTAAGTCAAAATGTTAAGTTTTCAACTTATGCAGTCCCTATGATAATTGGAGAGATAAGAAGATATTTAAGAGATAATAATTCTATAAGAGTAAGTAGATCCTTAAGAGATATTGCATATAAAGCACTACAAGTAAGAGATAGATTAATTGCTAAAAATAATAAGGAACCTACCATATCTGAAATAGCTAAGGAACTAGAAATGCCAAGAGAAGAAGTGGTATTTGCTTTAGATGCTATTCAAGATCCAGTGTCACTATTCGAACCAATATATCATGATGGTGGAGATGCTATATATGTAATGGATCAAATAAGCGATAGTAAGAATTATGATGAAAATTGGCTTGAGAATATATCCATAAAGGAAGCAATGAAAAAATTAAATGGTAGAGAAAAACTTATATTATCTCTTAGATTTTTTCAGGGAAGAACTCAAATGGAAGTAGCAGAAGAAATAGGAATTTCTCAAGCACAAGTTTCTAGGTTAGAAAAAACAGCTCTTAAGCATATGAGAAAATACATATAA